The following nucleotide sequence is from bacterium.
CCTATTATCCCAGAGAGGATGCGGTCATATGCCTTCAGCGTGACCTGTTTGATTTTGCCCTCTGTGCGGAGCGGCGCGATGGATTGGTTGCAGCGGTGAAAAAGCTGCCATGACCGGAAACCGCTTTATTAAGACCGGCGGGTGTGCGCGGTTTATTACCAGTCATGATATCGGATATTGATATAGGTTACCCGCGACATGGGTTCATCATCGACCCGTGGCACCGCGTTACGCTCGACAACAGTCACTGACAGCCTCACCGCCAGACGACTGCGGATATCGATCCAGTATTCATATACACAGATCACGGAGTCGGGGGCTCCGGCCGGTTTTAACGATCCCGAAAAATGCCTGGTTCCGTGACCGTACATATCTTCCCTGTCGCCTTCCGAAACTTTTAATGAGTTCCGGAGCTCTTCGAGGATTCCAGCAGCATCAAAGAAAAATGCAGGTACGGTAATTGCGGAATAATATCCTCCCGTTCGTGCGGGAGAGGCTGTCCCTTTACCGGGAGTATAGGATTGGTGATCGCGGTATGTGTTTATGATCGAGTCGCTGATGGTCGTTTCTCCTTCGAGGCTGGCTCTGAACGGTTGACCGAGAGACTTTTTAAGCGAACGGTTCACGATTTTTATAGGCTGATCCGATATCTTGTTGTAGTATCCGCCGATTACAGCAGCAAGCAACATGAGTAAAAGGAGAATGAGACGGGGCAGATCGTCCTGATATCCCTTCGACTTCTTGGACCGCCTTGATTCGAAATCACCATCCAATTTAATTTCACCGATATTCATTGCCGAATCCTTTGCATATATCAAGGAATACTTTCATAGACATATTTAAAATTACCGTAATTAACAGCTCCATACTATAATAACAGGTTATGGGATCAAATGGAATAAAGAAATTGCGGAGGAGTTCCAAAACGCTCTGTAAATCCGGGGCGCGGTTATGGCGGCACATGTGCCGGAACAGCCTGTACATTCGGGTACAAATGTATTATTTTAGAAAGACGATTCGCAGTTCATGATTTTAACGTTCACGGCCCATTATAAATTCATCATATAATACCGAAGGTCTGAAAGGAATAACAATGCGCCAGAAACGGGTACTTGTCACCGGCGGAGCCGGTTTTCTCGGATCCCATCTCTGTGAAAAACTTCTCATGTTCGGGTATGATGTGATCTGTCTCGATAATTTTTTTACCGGAAGCAAACAGAATATCTACCACCTGCTCGATAAGCCCAATTTCGAGCTCATACGCCATGATGTCACTTTTCCCATATATCTCGAAGTCGATGAAATCTACAATTTCGCCTGTCCCGCATCGCCTGTCTACTACCAGAAAGACCCTATCCAGACAACCAAGGTCAATGTTCTCGGCGCAGTCAACATGCTCGGCATGGCAAAAAGGGTTCATGCTAAAATACTCCAGGCATCCACGAGTGAAGTCTACGGCGATCCCGAAGAGCACCCCCAGAAGGAATCATACTGGGGAAAGGTAAACCCCATCGGCCCGCGCGCCTGCTATGACGAAGGAAAACGATGCGCCGAAACCCTGTTTTTCGATTACTTCAACCAGAACAGGGTCAATATCCGTGTGATTCGCATCTTCAATACCTACGGACCGAGGATGAGCACCGATGACGGCCGTGTGGTTTCCAACTTCATTATTCAGGCCCTGAACAATGAGGATATCACGATCTACGGCGACGGCAGCCAGACACGTTCATTCTGTTATGTTGATGATCTCATCGATGGCGCGCTGAACATGATGAACGGTCCCGATGATTTCCCCGGACCGGTTAACCTCGGCAACGACACAGAAATCACAATCATGGAACTCGCGGAAAAGATCATAACCATGACGGAATCGCGTTCAAAGCTCGTGTTCAGACCCCTGCCGATGGACGATCCGGTCAGGCGAAGACCCGACCTTTCGCTCGCCCGGAAAAAACTGGGGTGGCACCCCGTCGTTTCCATCGAGGAAGGTCTCCACAAAACGATCGCATACTTTCGTGACGAAGCAGTTCTGTAAAAAACACCATTTTGGCCCGATTCAAGGGACACATGTCTTTAAAATGGGATAAATCACGGTTTATCAAGCATATGAACTGCTCAATAGAGCGATAATCAAACAGAAAATCCTTGTTAAAAGAACCAGG
It contains:
- a CDS encoding SDR family oxidoreductase; translated protein: MRQKRVLVTGGAGFLGSHLCEKLLMFGYDVICLDNFFTGSKQNIYHLLDKPNFELIRHDVTFPIYLEVDEIYNFACPASPVYYQKDPIQTTKVNVLGAVNMLGMAKRVHAKILQASTSEVYGDPEEHPQKESYWGKVNPIGPRACYDEGKRCAETLFFDYFNQNRVNIRVIRIFNTYGPRMSTDDGRVVSNFIIQALNNEDITIYGDGSQTRSFCYVDDLIDGALNMMNGPDDFPGPVNLGNDTEITIMELAEKIITMTESRSKLVFRPLPMDDPVRRRPDLSLARKKLGWHPVVSIEEGLHKTIAYFRDEAVL